The following coding sequences lie in one Candidatus Methanomethylophilaceae archaeon genomic window:
- a CDS encoding orotidine 5'-phosphate decarboxylase — translation MPSLQIALDLMQLSRAVPIAHEAVDGGADWVEVGTPLIKSEGAEAVRALRREFPGRKLIADTKTMDVGAFEVEIMAKSGADVVTVLGLADDSTIDEAVKAGRKYGAEIMVDMINVPDKVSRAKEVEKLGVAYICLHMGIDTQMKGEEPPIDILKKIVEEVSIPVAVAGGITAENAGLYAEAGAADIIVGGAIIKTENIKAAAENVKKAIAGAKIRTDLAKKYSEDDLFEAFSRVSTCNISDAFHKQGVMFGILPQSLGHKQRMVGRALTVQTTNGDWAKPVEAIDRVKKGDVLVVDVGAAPVAVWGELATCSAMVMGAAGIVIDGAIRDIDDIRDLGFPAFSRTVAPCAGEPKGYGGIGIEITVGGQRVRTGDWIVGDESGLVVIPKESAVEVANRALDVHERENRTREEIRRGSTLSKVNELAKWEPVS, via the coding sequence ATGCCCTCATTGCAGATTGCTTTGGACCTTATGCAGCTCAGCAGAGCCGTTCCTATCGCGCACGAAGCGGTGGACGGCGGAGCGGACTGGGTAGAAGTTGGCACGCCACTGATCAAGAGCGAAGGCGCGGAAGCCGTTCGCGCTCTGCGCAGGGAATTCCCCGGCAGGAAGCTCATCGCAGACACCAAAACCATGGATGTCGGGGCGTTCGAGGTTGAGATAATGGCCAAATCCGGGGCAGACGTCGTCACTGTTCTGGGATTGGCGGACGATTCAACTATCGACGAAGCCGTCAAAGCGGGCAGAAAATACGGCGCGGAGATAATGGTGGACATGATAAACGTCCCCGACAAAGTCTCCCGCGCGAAGGAAGTGGAGAAACTTGGGGTGGCCTACATCTGCCTCCACATGGGGATAGACACCCAGATGAAAGGCGAGGAGCCGCCGATAGACATCTTAAAGAAGATCGTGGAAGAAGTTTCCATACCCGTGGCCGTCGCAGGAGGGATAACCGCGGAGAACGCCGGGCTCTACGCGGAAGCCGGCGCCGCCGACATCATCGTCGGAGGAGCGATCATAAAGACCGAAAACATAAAGGCGGCCGCGGAGAACGTCAAAAAGGCTATCGCAGGCGCAAAGATCAGGACGGACCTCGCCAAAAAATATTCTGAGGACGATCTGTTCGAAGCGTTCTCCAGGGTGTCCACCTGCAACATCTCGGATGCGTTCCACAAGCAGGGAGTCATGTTCGGGATCCTTCCGCAATCCTTGGGGCACAAGCAGAGGATGGTGGGCCGCGCTCTCACCGTGCAGACGACGAACGGCGACTGGGCAAAGCCGGTGGAAGCCATAGACCGCGTCAAAAAGGGAGACGTCCTGGTGGTCGACGTGGGAGCGGCTCCGGTTGCTGTTTGGGGGGAGCTCGCAACATGCTCCGCCATGGTCATGGGAGCGGCCGGAATCGTCATCGACGGTGCCATAAGAGACATAGACGACATCCGCGACCTGGGATTCCCGGCGTTCTCCCGCACGGTAGCGCCCTGCGCCGGAGAGCCCAAGGGATACGGCGGGATAGGCATAGAAATCACAGTCGGCGGCCAGAGGGTCCGCACCGGAGACTGGATCGTGGGAGACGAATCCGGATTGGTCGTGATCCCCAAGGAATCAGCCGTCGAAGTGGCCAACCGCGCTCTGGACGTCCATGAGAGGGAGAACAGGACTAGAGAAGAAATCAGAAGAGGATCAACCCTGTCCAAAGTCAACGAGCTGGCCAAATGGGAGCCGGTCAGCTGA